From bacterium, one genomic window encodes:
- a CDS encoding PorV/PorQ family protein — MKVVLGALASWRLMVVDASAQNLTSGADFLKIDSGARSQGMGGAFTAVADDVNALTWNPAGLALLKQPEVGYLRMIYLSDIGYNFGGVAFPIQAGEDTLGLGAAVVNLGSPSFDSTLGLAPAVSAGDNAFSLSAAYRVKDIVAFGLTGKFILRNLAGYNASAFGGDLGVLISPIPQFHIGLGLFNLGTQVEFISEGDPLPLTGRLGLAYKVLDEPHDSLTLALDNAYDLNASMYSGSVGAEFWLENVFALRAGYTGDAYQQHWTAGTGFSLDAFEVDYAYAPLGTVGDSHRISLIVRFGAEGENLAAPLGATANPGDGFVSLNWKPAPSGSISGYNIYVRKPNATSLVRVTKHPLSASETSVKLSHLTNGETYTFGLASVSPAGRESGLITLSAMPQASIASAVSTPPPAAQLSAPTGLKAVLNQVGFDIVWDRALSSEVAGYNLYLADAEGKPGKKLNPQLMVDPKVTLKKVDPDKTYRFLVTAQGQAGNESPAALLTVLYSDLKKAAEAAALPPPPAHLILEPKGAKVRLSWDSAGEGIQYKVYVSKDGKEFRLLTSKPVEGTSATLGPLKAGQSYTFGVTSVKADGKESEKVVQTNSANP; from the coding sequence ATGAAAGTCGTTCTTGGCGCCTTGGCGTCTTGGCGGTTGATGGTCGTTGATGCCTCCGCCCAGAACCTCACCAGCGGTGCCGATTTCCTCAAGATCGATTCGGGCGCCCGCAGCCAGGGCATGGGCGGCGCCTTCACGGCGGTCGCCGACGACGTGAACGCGCTCACGTGGAACCCGGCCGGCCTCGCCCTCCTTAAACAGCCCGAAGTGGGCTATCTGCGCATGATCTACCTGAGCGATATCGGTTATAACTTCGGCGGGGTGGCTTTCCCCATCCAGGCAGGGGAGGACACACTCGGGTTGGGCGCGGCGGTGGTGAACCTGGGTTCCCCCAGCTTCGACAGTACCCTGGGCCTGGCGCCGGCGGTCTCGGCGGGGGACAACGCCTTCTCCCTTTCCGCGGCCTACCGGGTGAAGGACATCGTGGCCTTCGGGTTGACGGGCAAGTTCATCCTACGCAACCTGGCGGGTTACAACGCCAGCGCTTTCGGGGGCGACCTGGGCGTCCTGATCTCCCCCATTCCGCAGTTCCATATCGGCCTCGGGCTCTTCAACCTAGGGACCCAGGTTGAGTTCATTTCCGAGGGGGACCCTTTGCCCCTGACCGGCCGTTTGGGGCTCGCCTACAAGGTGTTGGACGAGCCGCACGACAGCTTGACCCTGGCATTGGACAATGCCTATGACCTGAACGCCTCGATGTATTCGGGTTCGGTGGGAGCCGAGTTCTGGCTGGAGAACGTCTTCGCCCTTCGGGCGGGCTACACCGGCGATGCCTACCAACAGCATTGGACGGCGGGGACCGGCTTCAGCCTGGACGCCTTCGAGGTGGATTACGCCTACGCGCCCTTGGGCACGGTGGGGGACAGCCATCGCATTTCCCTCATCGTGCGGTTCGGGGCCGAGGGGGAAAATCTGGCGGCGCCCTTGGGGGCCACGGCCAATCCCGGGGACGGGTTCGTTTCCCTCAACTGGAAACCCGCCCCGTCCGGATCGATCTCGGGTTACAACATCTATGTGCGCAAGCCCAACGCCACGAGCCTGGTGCGCGTGACCAAGCATCCCTTGAGCGCCTCGGAGACCAGTGTCAAATTGAGCCATTTGACCAATGGCGAGACCTATACCTTCGGGCTGGCTTCGGTGAGCCCGGCGGGCCGCGAAAGCGGCCTGATCACCCTTTCGGCCATGCCCCAGGCCTCCATCGCCTCGGCGGTCTCCACCCCGCCCCCGGCCGCCCAGCTTTCGGCCCCAACGGGCCTGAAGGCGGTCCTGAACCAGGTCGGGTTCGATATTGTCTGGGATCGGGCCCTCTCCAGCGAAGTGGCCGGCTACAACCTTTACTTGGCCGATGCCGAGGGCAAACCCGGGAAAAAGTTGAACCCCCAATTGATGGTGGACCCCAAGGTCACCCTCAAGAAGGTCGACCCGGACAAGACTTATCGGTTCCTGGTGACCGCCCAGGGCCAAGCGGGCAACGAGAGCCCCGCGGCTCTCCTGACCGTCCTCTATAGCGACCTGAAGAAAGCCGCCGAAGCGGCCGCCTTGCCGCCACCGCCCGCCCATCTGATCCTGGAGCCGAAGGGCGCCAAGGTGCGCTTGAGCTGGGATAGTGCCGGGGAAGGGATCCAATACAAGGTCTATGTCTCGAAGGACGGGAAGGAATTCCGCCTCCTGACCTCCAAACCCGTGGAAGGCACCTCCGCCACCTTGGGGCCCTTGAAAGCGGGGCAGTCCTATACCTTTGGGGTGACCTCCGTGAAGGCCGACGGCAAGGAAAGCGAAAAGGTCGTCCAGACCAATTCCGCCAATCCCTGA
- a CDS encoding 4a-hydroxytetrahydrobiopterin dehydratase, whose protein sequence is MSPEPSQDLSQKKCVPCEGGMKPLNRVMVEGYLAQSPGWEKAGDKEEIAKTFKFNNFHETMAFVNAVAFIAHREDHHPDLEVSYKQCRVRYSTHAIQGLSENDFICAAKIEKLLEK, encoded by the coding sequence TTGAGCCCTGAACCTTCCCAAGACCTATCCCAGAAGAAATGTGTCCCTTGCGAGGGCGGCATGAAGCCCCTGAACCGGGTGATGGTGGAGGGTTACCTGGCCCAATCGCCGGGCTGGGAAAAGGCGGGGGATAAGGAAGAGATCGCCAAGACCTTCAAGTTCAACAATTTCCACGAGACCATGGCCTTCGTGAACGCGGTGGCCTTCATCGCCCATCGGGAGGACCACCACCCAGACCTGGAGGTCTCCTATAAGCAGTGCCGGGTGCGCTACAGCACCCACGCCATCCAGGGTCTTTCCGAGAACGACTTCATCTGCGCGGCCAAGATCGAAAAGCTCCTCGAAAAATAA